A single region of the Drosophila miranda strain MSH22 chromosome 2, D.miranda_PacBio2.1, whole genome shotgun sequence genome encodes:
- the LOC108156549 gene encoding uncharacterized protein LOC108156549 yields MGFKLKNTKDWITAERVAIFFGLLSTCLIVALVVVLVHRDNLWLQLDEAQRKLDVLEDYIQNQLRTGTPEQLLNSRANR; encoded by the exons ATGGGTTTCAAATTGAAGAATACAAAGG ACTGGATCACAGCGGAGCGAGTGGCCATATTCTTTGGTCTGCTATCCACCTGCCTGATTGTGGCTCTCGTGGTAGTGCTTGTCCATAGGGACAACTTGTGGCTCCAACTGGACGAGGCCCAGCGCAAATTGGACGTTCTCGAGGACTACATACAAAACCAATTGCGGACTGGCACTCCCGAACAACTGTTGAATTCCAGAGCCAACAGATGA